One genomic window of Vibrio rhizosphaerae includes the following:
- a CDS encoding FxsA family protein — protein sequence MFPLILFLFIAVPIIEIGLFIQVGGYLGLWPTIGLVLITAFVGASLVRSQGLQTVLTMQQRLQEGELPAQQILEGVLLAVAGVLLLTPGFMTDLMGMFVLLPGPRAILARKLMDKVVIQGNVQQPFGRGGPQDRESHRGNTYEGEYDRKDNDDDQDRLN from the coding sequence GTGTTTCCCCTTATCTTATTTTTGTTTATTGCAGTGCCAATCATTGAGATTGGTTTATTTATTCAGGTCGGTGGCTATCTGGGGTTGTGGCCGACCATTGGTTTAGTGTTGATCACGGCGTTTGTCGGAGCATCTCTGGTTCGAAGTCAGGGATTGCAGACTGTGCTGACGATGCAACAGCGACTTCAGGAGGGCGAACTACCGGCACAACAGATTCTGGAAGGCGTACTGTTGGCCGTTGCCGGGGTACTGCTACTGACCCCGGGTTTCATGACGGATCTGATGGGGATGTTTGTGCTGCTTCCGGGACCCCGTGCGATACTGGCCCGTAAACTGATGGATAAAGTCGTGATTCAAGGGAATGTCCAGCAACCATTCGGCCGCGGAGGGCCTCAGGATCGGGAATCTCATCGCGGTAACACTTACGAAGGTGAATATGATCGCAAAGATAATGATGACGATCAGGATCGATTGAACTAA
- a CDS encoding tRNA (cytidine(34)-2'-O)-methyltransferase gives MFHIALYCPNIAQNTGNIIRLSTNNGCHLHLIEPLGFDLEEKNLRRAALDYRDMAKVSVHPNYEAFLAAIGDQRIFALTTKGSRPHDEPTYQAGDVLLFGSETAGLPDDIRNGFPEDRRIRIPMLPNARSMNLSNSVAVVSYEAWRQLGFPGGK, from the coding sequence ATGTTTCACATTGCATTATATTGTCCGAACATTGCCCAAAATACTGGGAATATCATCCGGTTATCAACTAATAATGGTTGCCATCTTCACTTAATCGAACCCTTAGGCTTTGATCTGGAAGAAAAAAATCTGCGTCGTGCGGCACTTGATTACAGGGATATGGCGAAGGTCAGTGTTCATCCGAACTACGAAGCATTTTTAGCTGCAATTGGTGATCAACGAATCTTCGCCCTGACGACGAAAGGTTCCAGACCGCATGATGAGCCAACTTATCAAGCGGGGGATGTGTTGTTATTTGGATCTGAAACTGCGGGATTACCAGATGACATTCGCAATGGCTTCCCTGAAGACCGCAGAATCCGAATCCCGATGCTGCCGAATGCGCGGAGTATGAACCTTTCCAATTCTGTGGCTGTCGTCAGCTACGAAGCATGGCGTCAACTCGGCTTTCCCGGTGGGAAGTAA
- the cpxA gene encoding envelope stress sensor histidine kinase CpxA — MHLPKLNSLYGRIFAIFWFTMLLILIVVLLLPNLDPRKARDLPTSERQRLAAIKENLETRFAGEQDLSLILRTLSARFIRQSRQHNMHSQPLRDNQDKPHLFLTDMAGNILMVNGNPMINTRILQNFITGVESIEHPQQRLYGHFLMTGPMPIHLAQQPLLLYAAFPDNQLPPLFIRLLDHPLSLLLVVMLISTPLLLWLAWALSQPAQKLAQASQRVAQGEFEVDRTLEQGTTEFRQAGQSFNHMVKAVNEMISGQQRLLSDISHELRSPLTRLRMATALATRKQGTSAELERIDTEAQRLEQMIGELLELSRMQLNSHSSQETQPLSSLWEALLEDAVFEAEQMAKTLSYATIPERRISGNPQQLMSAVENIVRNAIYYGKDQIRVTFSTTPELLTLCVEDNGEGVPEDELANIFRPFYRVSTTRERHSGGTGLGLAISENAIRQHHGTIQASRSPMGGLMVTIMLPLDSSTG, encoded by the coding sequence ATGCATCTTCCTAAGTTAAACAGCCTCTACGGCCGGATCTTTGCCATCTTCTGGTTCACCATGTTGCTGATTTTGATCGTTGTACTTTTGCTGCCGAATCTTGATCCGCGAAAAGCCAGAGATTTACCCACTTCAGAACGTCAACGGTTAGCCGCAATTAAAGAGAATCTCGAAACCCGATTTGCCGGAGAACAAGATCTCTCGCTTATTCTCAGAACGCTGTCGGCTCGGTTCATCCGCCAATCCCGACAACACAATATGCATTCACAGCCACTCAGGGATAATCAGGACAAACCGCACCTGTTTCTGACCGATATGGCAGGGAACATTCTGATGGTGAATGGCAATCCGATGATCAACACTCGGATTCTCCAAAATTTTATTACCGGCGTCGAATCGATCGAACACCCCCAGCAGCGTCTGTATGGCCATTTTCTGATGACGGGGCCGATGCCGATTCACCTTGCCCAACAACCATTACTCCTCTATGCCGCCTTCCCCGACAATCAGCTGCCCCCCTTGTTTATTCGCTTGCTGGATCACCCGCTCTCTCTGTTACTGGTGGTCATGTTGATCAGTACACCGTTACTGCTTTGGCTGGCATGGGCATTAAGTCAGCCCGCACAAAAGCTGGCTCAGGCTTCACAGCGGGTTGCTCAAGGCGAATTTGAGGTTGATCGGACCCTAGAGCAGGGTACCACTGAGTTTCGTCAGGCCGGACAGAGCTTCAACCACATGGTCAAAGCCGTCAATGAGATGATTTCAGGGCAACAACGGTTGCTATCCGATATTTCCCATGAACTGCGTTCACCACTGACCCGTCTAAGGATGGCAACCGCACTCGCCACTCGCAAACAGGGAACCAGCGCCGAACTGGAAAGAATTGATACCGAAGCCCAACGTTTGGAGCAAATGATTGGTGAGTTGTTGGAACTTTCCAGAATGCAGCTGAACAGCCACTCAAGCCAAGAAACACAACCTTTGTCGAGTTTATGGGAAGCGTTACTGGAAGATGCCGTCTTCGAAGCGGAACAGATGGCAAAGACACTCAGCTATGCCACCATTCCGGAGCGACGGATATCGGGCAATCCGCAACAACTGATGAGTGCTGTCGAAAATATCGTCCGCAATGCGATTTACTACGGTAAAGATCAAATCCGGGTCACCTTCAGTACCACCCCTGAGCTGTTAACCCTCTGCGTTGAAGATAATGGTGAAGGCGTGCCGGAGGATGAACTTGCCAATATATTTCGGCCATTCTATCGCGTTTCAACCACAAGGGAGCGTCACAGCGGAGGCACCGGATTAGGACTCGCGATTAGCGAAAATGCCATCCGCCAGCATCATGGCACAATTCAAGCCAGTCGAAGTCCAATGGGTGGACTGATGGTTACCATCATGCTGCCCTTAGATTCATCAACCGGATAA